One window from the genome of Planococcus sp. MSAK28401 encodes:
- the istA gene encoding IS21 family transposase — MLTVTDVNYIRQEVNLKRRTYSEVANQMGLDFRTIKKYADKEDWNEPKQIQRRKARVMGAAKPIIDQWLLDDSKKKKKFQRTAKRMFDQLVKEHNFQGSYRAVRDYVSRRKKELGEAAESALPLEAKPGTAQVDFGEAPFIHNGEVIDLPYLVLSFPYSNTFYFQVFRSQNRECFLEGLKRIFHYIGGVPKAIRFDNLTPAVKKILPHGERVLTDEFQRFVFHYGFTPEFCNPASGNEKGHVEAMVKYVRNNFLLPELPFSDLESLNRTFWQLAEEDRDRKHYVKEEQLSALYLKDQEALFQLPEKVFECVRYESGKPDKYGYLKVDNRLYSTSPRFAKGKVLAKISYNRIDIMTPEKELIISHVRIYGDQKKSMEWQPYLNLMAKRPMAIKYTDFYEQLPQNWQQYLEACTVPEKQQALRLLSVLLKEHDFSIATEALSLASEYGHPSVDSIKQVFYQLINGRGVRKEIEIRKGSVPVMPAIVRGASNYDQLFDKGGAS; from the coding sequence GTGTTAACAGTGACTGACGTAAATTATATCAGACAAGAAGTAAATCTGAAAAGGCGCACATATTCGGAAGTGGCGAATCAGATGGGACTAGATTTCCGAACGATTAAGAAATATGCAGATAAAGAAGACTGGAACGAACCAAAGCAAATACAGCGTCGCAAAGCTAGAGTGATGGGGGCTGCGAAACCGATTATCGATCAGTGGCTGTTGGACGACTCAAAGAAAAAGAAGAAATTCCAACGCACTGCCAAGCGAATGTTTGATCAACTGGTCAAGGAACATAATTTTCAAGGATCGTACCGTGCGGTACGTGATTATGTAAGCCGGCGTAAAAAAGAGCTAGGGGAAGCTGCCGAATCGGCGTTGCCGTTGGAGGCTAAGCCAGGAACAGCACAAGTGGACTTTGGGGAAGCGCCCTTCATACATAATGGCGAGGTCATCGATCTTCCCTATCTCGTTCTTTCATTTCCCTATAGCAATACCTTTTATTTTCAAGTGTTCCGATCCCAGAATCGAGAGTGTTTCCTGGAAGGGCTGAAAAGAATCTTTCATTACATAGGCGGTGTCCCGAAGGCCATCCGTTTTGATAATTTGACGCCAGCGGTAAAGAAAATCTTGCCTCATGGTGAAAGAGTCTTAACGGATGAATTTCAGCGCTTTGTCTTCCATTATGGATTCACCCCAGAATTCTGTAATCCAGCGAGTGGCAATGAAAAGGGACATGTAGAAGCTATGGTCAAGTACGTGCGGAACAATTTCTTATTGCCAGAATTGCCATTTAGCGATTTGGAAAGCCTGAATCGTACGTTTTGGCAATTAGCCGAAGAAGATCGCGACCGAAAGCATTACGTGAAGGAAGAACAGCTTTCGGCACTTTATCTGAAAGACCAAGAAGCGCTGTTCCAACTGCCGGAAAAAGTCTTTGAATGTGTGCGGTATGAGTCAGGAAAGCCCGATAAGTACGGCTACCTAAAAGTGGATAATCGCCTTTATTCCACTTCCCCGCGCTTTGCGAAAGGCAAGGTGTTGGCCAAGATTTCCTACAACCGCATCGACATCATGACGCCGGAGAAAGAATTAATCATTAGCCATGTACGCATTTACGGAGACCAGAAAAAATCAATGGAATGGCAGCCTTACTTAAACTTAATGGCCAAACGGCCAATGGCAATCAAGTATACCGACTTCTATGAACAGCTCCCGCAAAATTGGCAACAATACTTGGAAGCTTGTACAGTCCCTGAAAAGCAACAAGCCTTGCGGCTTCTATCGGTGTTGTTAAAAGAGCATGATTTCTCCATTGCGACAGAAGCACTTTCCCTCGCATCTGAATATGGCCATCCTTCGGTTGACTCAATTAAGCAGGTCTTTTATCAACTGATCAATGGGCGAGGCGTGCGGAAAGAAATTGAGATTCGTAAAGGTTCAGTTCCTGTCATGCCGGCAATTGTAAGAGGCGCAAGTAATTACGATCAGCTCTTTGACAAAGGAGGTGCTTCTTAA
- the istB gene encoding IS21-like element helper ATPase IstB — protein MGPLIEEYAKRLKLSWIRQHYHEVEATSNEEFLLKLMEQEIQQREERKTNLLLSQSQLPEVPSVPFIWDEIDYTQGLTRNYFLEGEFLSKKENLIFYGGVGTGKTFLSTVIGLNAIQSSAKNIKFFTVANLVNRLLDAHEKGTIGRFHKQLEKLDLLILDELGFIPLHKQGAELLFQVISLCYERNSLIITTNLRFGEWNHVFGDPILTEAVIDRLIHHSHLVVFKGPSHRMKESLLQN, from the coding sequence ATGGGACCACTGATTGAGGAATATGCGAAGAGATTAAAGTTGAGCTGGATTCGCCAGCATTACCATGAGGTAGAAGCTACTTCGAATGAAGAGTTCTTACTCAAGCTGATGGAACAAGAAATTCAGCAGCGAGAGGAACGAAAAACGAATCTCCTACTTAGTCAATCACAGCTTCCAGAAGTCCCATCGGTACCTTTCATATGGGATGAAATTGATTATACCCAGGGACTAACGAGAAACTATTTTTTAGAGGGAGAATTCCTATCGAAGAAAGAAAATCTGATATTTTACGGAGGCGTGGGCACTGGGAAGACCTTTCTTTCTACAGTGATTGGACTGAATGCCATTCAGTCATCCGCTAAAAATATCAAGTTCTTTACGGTAGCAAACTTGGTCAATCGGCTCCTAGATGCCCACGAAAAAGGGACAATTGGTCGATTCCATAAGCAGCTTGAAAAACTGGATTTACTGATCTTAGACGAACTGGGCTTCATCCCTTTGCATAAACAAGGAGCCGAACTTCTCTTCCAAGTTATCAGTCTGTGTTATGAAAGAAATAGCCTGATTATCACTACAAACCTACGGTTTGGGGAGTGGAACCATGTTTTCGGTGACCCCATTCTTACTGAAGCTGTGATTGATCGATTGATTCACCATTCCCATCTGGTCGTATTTAAAGGACCGAGTCATCGGATGAAAGAGTCTTTACTGCAAAATTGA
- a CDS encoding recombinase family protein encodes MEHRKFGYIRVSSKDQNEGRQLEAMKKMGINGRDIYLDKQSGKNFERANYQLLKRVIRKGDILYIHSLDRFGRNKEEILQEWNDLTKNIEADIVVLDMPLLDTTQYKDSMGTFIADLVLQILSWMAEEERERIRKRQREGIELALRNGIQFGRPAVYVSDEFKAVYRKWKARELTAVEAMEEAGVKKTSFYKLVKALEEETANTL; translated from the coding sequence ATGGAACATCGCAAATTTGGCTACATACGTGTCAGCAGCAAAGATCAAAATGAAGGACGTCAATTGGAAGCCATGAAAAAAATGGGCATCAATGGACGAGATATCTATTTAGACAAACAAAGTGGAAAGAACTTCGAACGAGCGAACTATCAATTATTAAAACGAGTTATTCGGAAGGGCGACATTTTGTATATCCACTCCCTGGATCGGTTCGGCCGGAATAAAGAAGAAATCCTCCAGGAATGGAATGATCTCACGAAAAACATTGAAGCCGATATCGTCGTATTAGATATGCCGTTACTCGATACGACGCAATATAAAGACAGCATGGGGACATTCATTGCGGATCTGGTTTTGCAGATCCTATCGTGGATGGCAGAAGAGGAACGGGAACGTATCCGGAAACGTCAGCGTGAAGGAATCGAATTAGCCTTACGAAATGGAATTCAGTTTGGCAGGCCAGCAGTTTATGTTTCAGATGAATTTAAAGCGGTTTATAGAAAATGGAAAGCTAGAGAGCTAACAGCAGTCGAAGCCATGGAAGAGGCTGGAGTTAAAAAAACTAGTTTTTACAAATTGGTAAAAGCGCTCGAAGAAGAAACAGCTAACACTTTATAA
- a CDS encoding SDR family oxidoreductase → MNQLEGKIAIVTGASRLKGIGAAICRELVKNGCHIFFTYWTEYDKSMPWSMESTEPARLKEELAEAGVKVSCMELDLTRFDTLKQFIDKVSEDVGAPDFLINNATYSTNNDYSNLTAEELDRHYKVNIGATTLLSSEFAKRFKKKVGGRIVNLTSGQFQGPMPGELAYATTKGAVDALTITLAAEVAPLGITVNAVNPGPTDTGWITEELKRYLEPMFPFGRLGDPSDVAKTIKFLVSDDASWITGQIINSEGGFKR, encoded by the coding sequence ATGAACCAGTTAGAAGGAAAGATAGCTATTGTAACGGGTGCGAGTCGTTTAAAAGGAATTGGTGCTGCTATTTGCCGTGAATTAGTGAAAAATGGTTGTCATATCTTTTTTACGTATTGGACAGAATACGATAAAAGTATGCCTTGGAGTATGGAATCAACCGAGCCAGCTAGACTAAAAGAAGAATTAGCGGAAGCAGGGGTAAAGGTGTCTTGTATGGAATTAGATTTGACTCGGTTTGATACTTTGAAGCAATTTATAGATAAAGTATCAGAGGATGTTGGGGCGCCTGATTTCTTGATTAATAATGCGACATATTCAACAAACAATGACTACTCGAATTTGACTGCTGAAGAATTGGATCGCCATTATAAAGTGAATATTGGAGCGACTACCTTACTCAGTAGCGAGTTTGCAAAGCGCTTTAAGAAAAAAGTGGGGGGAAGAATCGTCAATCTTACTTCCGGTCAGTTTCAGGGACCTATGCCAGGAGAATTAGCATATGCAACTACAAAAGGCGCAGTCGATGCCTTAACAATAACCTTGGCGGCTGAAGTTGCTCCGTTGGGAATCACTGTAAATGCTGTGAATCCGGGACCAACCGATACAGGATGGATAACAGAAGAATTAAAGAGATACTTGGAGCCGATGTTCCCATTCGGTCGATTAGGAGATCCAAGTGACGTTGCAAAAACGATAAAGTTTTTAGTTAGTGACGATGCTTCTTGGATTACAGGTCAAATTATAAATTCAGAAGGTGGATTTAAAAGATAA